In Rattus norvegicus strain BN/NHsdMcwi chromosome 1, GRCr8, whole genome shotgun sequence, a genomic segment contains:
- the Zfp994l gene encoding LOW QUALITY PROTEIN: zinc finger protein ZFP2-like (The sequence of the model RefSeq protein was modified relative to this genomic sequence to represent the inferred CDS: substituted 1 base at 1 genomic stop codon) gives KKKTTLGDTSVESSNLSRNETGNNREPCKRKNFINSLTSCSTMGLPQRKLRGKKEYNGIDLDKVFDSKQNFMLKQTYNRKKPYKCSECSXCLDKKCKLRQHQTVHTGEKPYKCSECDKSFTLKGNLRIHQRIHTGEKLYKCGQCGKYFTQKCSLIIHQRIHAGEKPYKCSECDKCFIRNSSLIIHQRIHTGEKLYKCSECDKCFTDEYRLRNHQRIHTGNKPYKCSECGTLPKKAVLHFIREFIQVRNHTNVVNVANTLPKNTVLLFIREIIQERNLTDVVNVTNASPIKVILANIREFIQERNLTNVVNVTNASPKLVILENIREYIQEKNLRNVANVTNVLPSKVALGVIIEYTQEKKLTNVVNVKNALPVKVILEDIRAFIREKLYKCSECDKGFIQKCSLIIHQIIHTGEKGYKCSDCDKCFTLKSDLNIHQRIHTGEKLYRCSECDKCFTKKYRLRIHQRIHAGEKPYKCSECDKSFTLKSNLRIHQRIHTGEKPYKYSECGKYFTQKCSLIIHQRIHAGEKTYKCSECDKCFIWKSSLIVHQRIHTGEKLYKCSECDKCFTDEYRLRNHQRIRTGNKPYKCSECGKHFTQKGSLTIHQRIHTSEKPYKCSECGKHYTHKGSLIVHQRIHTGEKLYKCSKCDKCFTRKTSLNFHHRFHTGEKPYKCSECEKCFSYKGDLRKHQRNHGGEKPYKCECDY, from the coding sequence aaaaaaaaaactaccctcGGGGATACATCTGTTGAATCATCAAACCTAAGCAGAaatgaaactggaaacaacagaGAACCTTGCAAACGTAAAAACTTTATAAACTCTTTAACTTCATGCTCTACCATGGGCTTACCTCAGCGAAAgctcagaggaaagaaagaatacaatGGTATAGACCTTGATAAAGTTTTTGACTCTAAACAAAATTTCATGCTCAAACAAACTTATAAtagaaagaaaccttacaaatgtagtgaaTGTTCCTAATGCCTTGACAAGAAATGCAAGCTTAGACAGCATCAGACCgttcacacaggagagaaaccttacaaatgtagtgaatgtgaCAAATCTTTTACCCTGAAAGGCAATCTTAGAATTCATCAgcgaattcatacaggagagaaactttACAAATGTGGTCAATGTGGCAAATACTTTACCCAAAAATGTAGTCTTAttattcatcagagaattcatgcaggagaaaaaccttataaatgtagtgaatgtgacaaatgcttcaTCCGGAACAGCAGTCTTATaattcatcagagaattcatacaggagagaaactttacaaatgcagtgaatgtgacaaatgctttactGACGAGTATCGTCTTAGAAATCATCAGAGAATACATACAGGAAATAAGCCTTACAAATGTAGCGAATGTGGCACTTTACCCAAAAAGGCAGTCTTACacttcatcagagaattcatacaggtgagaaaccatacaaatgtagtgaatgtggcaaacactttacccaaaAATACAGTCTTATTATTCATCAGAGAAATCATACAGGAAAGAAACCTTACAGATgtagtgaatgtgacaaatgcttcaCCCATAAAGGTTATCTTAGCaaacatcagagaattcatacaggaaagaaacctcacaaatgtagtgaatgtgacaaatgcttcaCCCAAATTGGTGATCTTAGAAAACATCAGAGAATACATACAGGAAAAAAACCTTAGAAATGTAGCGAATGTGACAAATGTTTTACCTTCAAAAGTGGCCTTAGGAGTCATCATAGAATACACACAGGAGAAAAAGCTtacaaatgtagtgaatgtgaAAAATGCTTTACCCGTAAAGGTGATCTTAGAAGACATCAGAGCATTCATACGAGAAAAACTTTATAAATGTAGTGAATGTGACAAAGGCTTTATCCAGAAATGCAGTCTTATCATTCATCAAataattcatacaggagagaaaggTTATAAATGTAGTGATtgtgacaaatgctttacccTCAAAAGTGatcttaatattcatcaaagaattcatacaggagaaaaactTTACAGATgtagtgaatgtgacaaatgttTTACCAAGAAATATCGTCTTAGAATTCATCAGAGAATACatgcaggagagaaaccttacaaatgtagtgaatgtgaCAAATCTTTTACCCTGAAAAGCAATCTTAGAATTCATCAGcgaattcatacaggagaaaaaccttacaaataTAGTGAATGTGGCAAATACTTTACCCAAAAATGTAGTCTTAttattcatcagagaattcatgcAGGAGAGAAAACTtacaaatgtagtgaatgtgacaaatgcttcatctggaaaagcagtctTATagttcatcagagaattcatacaggagagaaactttacaaatgcagtgaatgtgacaaatgctttactGACGAGTATCGTCTTAGAAATCATCAGAGAATACGTACAGGAAATAAACCTTACAAGTGTAGCGaatgtggcaaacactttacccaaaAAGGCAGTCTTACaattcatcagagaattcatacaagtgagaaaccatacaaatgtagtgaatgtgGCAAACACTATACCCATAAAGGAAGTCTTATagttcatcagagaattcatacaggagagaagctTTACAAATGTAGtaaatgtgacaaatgctttacccGCAAAACCAGTCTTAATTTTCATCACAGatttcatacaggagagaaaccttacaaatgtagtgaatgtgaAAAATGCTTTTCCTACAAAGGCGATCTTCGAAAACATCAGAGAAATCATGgaggagaaaaaccttacaaatgtgaATGTGACTACTGA